One Pseudomonas sp. AN-1 genomic region harbors:
- a CDS encoding AraC family transcriptional regulator, whose amino-acid sequence MDCRLLNEKSLVFAQADPHAVSDYVNQHVGSHRICLPRSGHPEASLNHRAFGSLDLCQISYGSRVQVTSPALETLYHLQILLRGHCLWRGRGEEHYFTPGELLLINPDDPVDLTYSDDCEKFIVKLPATFLDKACSENQWHHGGAGVRFTPRHRLEQLDGFINLLSLVCQEAEAEQSIPQVQEHYAKIIASKLLGLPGSNVSREPIAAGCPSFERLVEFIERNLKQDITLEQLAELAHMSQRSLYALFDRHAGTTPKHFIRQRKLEQIHARLSDPRAAVRNVTEIALDYGFLHLGRFSECYKSTFGELPSDTLRRRN is encoded by the coding sequence ATGGACTGTCGTCTGCTGAACGAGAAGAGTCTGGTTTTCGCCCAGGCCGATCCCCATGCGGTGTCGGACTACGTCAACCAGCATGTCGGTTCCCACCGCATCTGCCTGCCGCGCAGCGGTCACCCCGAGGCGAGTCTCAACCACCGTGCCTTCGGCAGTCTGGACCTGTGCCAGATCAGCTACGGCAGCCGCGTGCAGGTCACCTCGCCGGCGCTGGAGACCCTCTATCACCTGCAGATCCTCCTGCGCGGCCACTGCCTGTGGCGCGGGCGCGGCGAGGAGCACTACTTCACCCCCGGCGAGCTGCTGCTGATCAATCCCGACGATCCGGTCGACCTGACCTACTCGGACGACTGCGAGAAGTTCATCGTCAAGCTGCCGGCCACCTTCCTCGACAAGGCCTGCAGCGAGAACCAGTGGCACCACGGCGGCGCGGGCGTGCGCTTCACCCCGCGCCATCGCCTCGAGCAGCTCGACGGCTTCATCAACCTGCTGAGCCTGGTCTGCCAGGAGGCCGAGGCCGAGCAGAGCATCCCCCAGGTGCAGGAGCACTACGCCAAGATCATCGCCAGCAAGCTGCTCGGCCTGCCCGGCAGCAACGTCAGCCGCGAGCCGATCGCGGCCGGCTGCCCGTCGTTCGAGCGGCTGGTCGAGTTCATCGAGCGCAACCTCAAGCAGGACATCACCCTCGAGCAACTGGCCGAGCTGGCGCACATGAGCCAGCGCTCGCTGTACGCGCTGTTCGACCGCCATGCCGGCACCACGCCCAAGCACTTCATCCGCCAGCGCAAGCTGGAGCAGATCCACGCGCGGCTGAGCGACCCGCGTGCCGCGGTGCGCAACGTCACCGAGATCGCCCTCGACTACGGCTTCCTGCACCTCGGCCGCTTCTCCGAGTGCTACAAGAGCACCTTCGGCGAGCTGCCCTCCGACACCCTGCGCCGCCGCAACTGA
- a CDS encoding 1,6-dihydroxycyclohexa-2,4-diene-1-carboxylate dehydrogenase, translating into MHTKRFEQKVAVITGAAQGIGRRVAERMAAEGGRLLLVDRSELVHELADELGGSAEVLTLTADLEQAADCRRVMAAAVERFGRLDILINNVGGTIWAKPFEHYQEHEIEAEVRRSLFPTLWCCHAALPQMLEQGSGAIVNVSSVATRGVNRVPYGAAKGGVNALTACLAFENAERGIRVNATAPGGTEAPPRRIPRNAAEQSEQEKVWYQQIVDQTIDSSLMKRYGSIDEQAAAILFLASDEASYITGVTLPVGGGDLG; encoded by the coding sequence ATGCACACGAAACGATTTGAACAGAAGGTGGCGGTGATCACCGGCGCCGCCCAGGGCATCGGTCGCCGGGTGGCCGAGCGGATGGCCGCCGAAGGCGGCCGCCTGCTGCTGGTCGACCGCTCCGAACTGGTCCACGAACTGGCCGACGAACTGGGGGGCAGCGCCGAGGTGCTGACCCTCACCGCCGACCTCGAGCAGGCCGCCGACTGCCGGCGGGTGATGGCCGCCGCGGTGGAGCGCTTCGGTCGCCTCGACATCCTCATCAACAACGTCGGCGGCACCATCTGGGCCAAGCCGTTCGAGCACTACCAGGAGCACGAGATCGAGGCCGAAGTGCGCCGCTCGCTGTTCCCCACCCTGTGGTGCTGCCACGCGGCGCTGCCGCAGATGCTCGAGCAGGGCAGCGGCGCCATCGTCAACGTCTCCTCGGTGGCCACCCGTGGCGTCAACCGGGTGCCCTACGGCGCGGCCAAGGGCGGCGTCAACGCGCTGACCGCCTGCCTGGCCTTCGAGAACGCCGAGCGCGGCATCCGCGTCAACGCCACCGCGCCGGGCGGCACCGAGGCGCCGCCGCGGCGCATCCCGCGCAACGCCGCCGAGCAGAGCGAGCAGGAGAAGGTCTGGTACCAGCAGATCGTCGACCAGACCATCGACAGCAGCCTGATGAAGCGCTACGGCAGCATCGACGAGCAGGCCGCGGCGATCCTGTTCCTCGCCTCCGACGAGGCCTCCTACATCACCGGCGTGACCCTGCCGGTCGGTGGTGGCGACCTCGGCTGA
- the benB gene encoding benzoate 1,2-dioxygenase small subunit, which yields MSISYEAVRDFLYQEARFLDDKDWDSWLELYAEDASFWVPAWDDNDQLTEDPQKEISLIWYGRRAGLEDRIFRIRTERSSASIPDTRTSHNINNIEIVEQGEGYCKVRFNWHTLSFRYKTVDQYYGTSFYTLDTRGPNPLVKEKKVVLKNDYVRHVMDIYHI from the coding sequence ATGAGCATCTCCTACGAAGCCGTACGCGATTTCCTCTACCAGGAAGCCCGCTTCCTCGACGACAAGGACTGGGACAGCTGGCTCGAGCTGTACGCCGAGGACGCCAGCTTCTGGGTGCCGGCCTGGGACGACAACGACCAGCTGACCGAGGATCCGCAGAAGGAAATCTCGCTGATCTGGTACGGCCGCCGCGCCGGCCTGGAAGACCGCATCTTCCGCATCCGTACCGAGCGTTCCAGCGCGAGCATCCCGGACACCCGCACCTCGCACAACATCAACAACATCGAGATCGTCGAGCAGGGCGAGGGCTACTGCAAGGTGCGCTTCAACTGGCACACCCTGAGCTTCCGCTACAAGACCGTGGACCAGTACTACGGCACCAGTTTCTACACCCTCGACACCCGCGGCCCGAACCCGCTGGTCAAGGAGAAGAAGGTGGTGCTGAAGAACGACTACGTCCGCCACGTGATGGACATCTACCACATCTAA
- the benC gene encoding benzoate 1,2-dioxygenase electron transfer component BenC: protein MSHKIALNFEDGVTRFIDANASETVADAAYRQGINIPLDCRVGACGACKCQVESGKYELGEDFIDDALSAEEAAQGLALTCQMRAQSDCVVRVPMSSSACRIKQGSFRAAIREVRALSDSTLSLTVEGDELGKLAFLPGQYVNLQVPGSEQTRAYSFSSMPQDGKVSFLIRNVPGGLMSGYLTGAAKAGDLMTMTGPLGSFYLREVQRPLLLLAGGTGLAPFLAMLEKLEAAASEQPVHLIYGVTNDFDLVELDKLEAFARRLPNFTYGACVASPDSAYPNKGYVTQHIAPGQLNDGDVDIYLCGPPPMVEAVNQDLRQRGIQPANFYYEKFAASA from the coding sequence ATGTCGCACAAGATCGCACTGAATTTCGAAGACGGGGTCACCCGCTTCATCGACGCCAACGCCAGCGAAACCGTGGCCGACGCCGCCTACCGCCAGGGCATCAACATTCCGCTGGACTGCCGGGTCGGCGCCTGCGGCGCCTGCAAGTGCCAGGTCGAGTCCGGCAAGTACGAACTCGGCGAGGACTTCATCGACGACGCCCTCAGCGCCGAGGAGGCCGCCCAGGGCCTGGCGCTGACCTGCCAGATGCGCGCGCAGAGCGACTGCGTGGTGCGCGTGCCGATGTCCTCCAGCGCCTGCCGCATCAAGCAGGGCAGCTTCCGCGCGGCGATCCGCGAGGTGCGTGCGCTGTCCGACAGCACCCTCAGCCTGACCGTCGAGGGCGACGAGCTGGGCAAGCTGGCGTTCCTGCCCGGCCAGTACGTCAACCTGCAGGTGCCGGGCAGCGAGCAGACCCGCGCCTACTCGTTCAGCTCGATGCCGCAGGACGGCAAGGTGTCGTTCCTGATCCGCAACGTGCCGGGCGGGCTGATGAGCGGCTACCTCACCGGCGCGGCCAAGGCCGGCGACCTGATGACCATGACCGGTCCGCTGGGCAGCTTCTATCTGCGCGAGGTACAGCGTCCGCTGCTGCTGCTGGCCGGCGGCACCGGCCTGGCGCCGTTCCTGGCCATGCTCGAGAAGCTCGAGGCCGCTGCCAGCGAGCAGCCGGTGCACCTGATCTACGGCGTCACCAACGACTTCGACCTGGTCGAGCTGGACAAGCTGGAGGCCTTCGCCCGACGCCTGCCCAACTTCACCTACGGCGCCTGCGTGGCCAGTCCGGACAGCGCGTACCCCAACAAGGGCTACGTGACCCAGCACATCGCGCCGGGCCAGCTGAACGACGGCGACGTCGACATCTACCTCTGCGGTCCGCCGCCGATGGTCGAGGCGGTCAACCAGGATCTGCGCCAGCGCGGAATCCAGCCGGCGAACTTCTACTACGAGAAGTTCGCGGCCAGTGCCTGA
- a CDS encoding IclR family transcriptional regulator C-terminal domain-containing protein, which produces MSEPAPPASPCAPAPSPPPSAAQRIEELGGDPTFMTSLARGLAVIDAFHERKRQLTIAQISHRTGIPRAAVRRCLLTLARLGYVGSDDGRTYALLPKVLTLGHAYLSSTPLAVSAQPFLDRLSEQLREACSLATLEGSEVLYLACTATAQRFLSVEIRVGTRLPAYCTSLGQVLLAALDEACLDEYLAGATLAARTSRTLCEPQALRERLAEVRAQGWCFIDQELEAGLRSIAVPVHDGEGRVLAAMSVSGHASRVSRAELEGRYLPALQAASRELGAQLLR; this is translated from the coding sequence ATGAGCGAGCCTGCACCCCCCGCCAGCCCTTGCGCGCCGGCCCCGTCGCCGCCGCCGTCCGCGGCGCAGCGCATCGAGGAGCTGGGCGGCGATCCGACCTTCATGACCTCGCTGGCGCGCGGCCTGGCGGTGATCGACGCCTTCCACGAGCGCAAGCGCCAGCTGACCATCGCGCAGATCAGCCACCGCACCGGCATCCCGCGCGCCGCGGTGCGCCGCTGCCTGCTCACCCTGGCCCGGCTCGGCTACGTCGGCAGCGACGACGGGCGCACCTACGCGCTGCTGCCCAAGGTGCTCACCCTCGGCCACGCCTACCTGTCGTCGACGCCGCTGGCGGTCAGCGCCCAGCCGTTCCTCGACCGCCTCAGCGAGCAGCTGCGCGAGGCCTGCAGCCTGGCCACCCTGGAGGGCAGCGAGGTGCTCTACCTGGCCTGCACCGCCACCGCGCAGCGCTTCCTGTCGGTGGAGATCCGCGTCGGCACCCGCCTGCCGGCCTACTGCACCTCGCTGGGCCAGGTGCTGCTCGCCGCGCTGGACGAGGCCTGCCTGGACGAGTACCTGGCCGGCGCCACCCTGGCGGCGCGCACCAGCCGCACCCTCTGCGAGCCGCAGGCGCTGCGCGAACGGCTGGCCGAGGTGCGCGCGCAGGGCTGGTGCTTCATCGACCAGGAGCTGGAGGCCGGGCTGCGCTCGATCGCCGTGCCGGTGCACGACGGCGAGGGCCGGGTGCTGGCGGCGATGAGCGTCAGCGGCCATGCCTCGCGGGTGTCCCGCGCCGAGCTGGAGGGCCGCTACCTGCCGGCCCTGCAGGCGGCCAGCCGCGAGCTGGGAGCGCAGCTGCTGCGCTGA
- the benA gene encoding benzoate 1,2-dioxygenase large subunit, whose translation MSVGPEYLNSLLEEDQEKGIYRCKREMFTDPVLFEMEMKHIFEGNWIYLAHESQIPEKNDYYTVTMGRQPVFIARNRAGELNAFINACSHRGATLCRFKSGNKATYTCPFHGWTFDTNGKLLKVKDPIEAGYPDSFNCSGSHDLKKIARFESYRGFLFGSLNADVVPLVEHLGESAKIIDMIVDQSPEGLEVLRGSSTYVFEGNWKLQAENGADGYHVTATHWNYAATQGNRKEKDAGDDIRAMSAGGWAKKGGGFYSFENGHLLLWTRWDNPEDRPLYERREQLAADVGQARADWMIQNSRNLCLYPNLYLMDQFSSQLRIARPIAVDKTEVTIYCIAPKGESAEARAHRIRQYEDFFNVSGMATPDDLEEFRACQEGFNGRAAPWNDMSRGAKHWIEGADEAAREIQLKPLLSGARAEDEGLFVVQHRHWLATMQKAVEQEQQNLIHVEAGQ comes from the coding sequence ATGTCCGTGGGACCCGAGTACCTGAATTCCCTGCTGGAAGAAGACCAGGAAAAGGGCATCTACCGCTGCAAGCGGGAGATGTTCACCGATCCGGTGCTGTTCGAGATGGAGATGAAGCACATCTTCGAAGGCAACTGGATCTACCTGGCGCACGAGAGCCAGATTCCCGAGAAGAACGACTACTACACCGTGACCATGGGCCGTCAGCCCGTGTTCATCGCCCGCAACCGCGCCGGCGAACTCAACGCCTTCATCAACGCCTGCAGCCACCGCGGCGCCACCCTGTGCCGCTTCAAGAGCGGCAACAAGGCCACCTACACCTGCCCGTTCCACGGCTGGACCTTCGACACCAACGGCAAGCTGCTCAAGGTCAAGGATCCGATCGAGGCCGGCTACCCGGACAGCTTCAACTGCAGCGGCTCCCACGACCTGAAGAAGATCGCCCGCTTCGAGTCGTACCGCGGTTTCCTGTTCGGCAGCCTGAACGCCGACGTGGTGCCGCTGGTCGAGCACCTCGGCGAGTCGGCGAAGATCATCGACATGATCGTCGACCAGTCGCCGGAAGGCCTGGAAGTGCTGCGTGGCTCGAGCACCTACGTGTTCGAGGGCAACTGGAAGCTGCAGGCCGAGAACGGCGCCGACGGCTACCACGTCACCGCCACCCACTGGAACTACGCGGCCACCCAGGGCAACCGCAAGGAAAAGGATGCCGGCGACGACATCCGCGCCATGAGCGCCGGCGGCTGGGCCAAGAAGGGCGGCGGCTTCTACTCCTTCGAGAATGGCCACCTGCTGCTGTGGACCCGCTGGGACAACCCGGAAGACCGTCCGCTGTACGAGCGCCGCGAGCAGCTGGCCGCGGACGTCGGCCAGGCCCGCGCCGACTGGATGATCCAGAACTCGCGCAACCTGTGCCTGTACCCGAACCTGTACCTGATGGACCAGTTCAGCTCGCAGCTGCGCATCGCCCGGCCGATCGCCGTCGACAAGACCGAAGTCACCATCTACTGCATCGCGCCCAAGGGCGAGAGCGCCGAGGCCCGCGCCCACCGCATCCGCCAGTACGAGGACTTTTTCAACGTCAGCGGCATGGCCACCCCGGACGACCTCGAGGAATTCCGCGCCTGCCAGGAAGGCTTCAACGGCCGCGCCGCGCCGTGGAACGACATGTCCCGCGGGGCCAAGCACTGGATCGAGGGCGCCGACGAGGCCGCCAGGGAAATCCAGCTCAAGCCGCTGCTCAGCGGTGCGCGCGCCGAGGACGAAGGCCTGTTCGTGGTCCAGCACCGTCACTGGCTGGCCACCATGCAGAAAGCCGTCGAACAAGAACAACAGAACCTGATCCACGTGGAGGCCGGGCAATGA